From the genome of Sphingobacterium sp. UGAL515B_05:
ACATCATAGACATTGACACAGTTATAGATAGAATTTCGTACTCTTTAAATTTAGTTTCTACAAAGACATCGCGATTTATACCATTTTCTGTTTTAAAAAAATCAATTGCCTCTTTCATATAACTTTTATCAAGATCATTCTTCTTAAATCTGAATAGATATGAACTATTAAAAAGCAAGCCTTTTCTCAATGCAATTTGTTCATTACGGATATTCTTATTTATAACAATATCTTTAAAAATATCATTACAAAATTCCAAATATCCCTTCACATAAGGTATTAATATTGCCTCTTGGAAAGAATTAAAATCAATATCATAACAAAGGTCCAAAATGAAAATATATCTTTCAAATTTTTCACTAACATGCATTGATCTTAAAATCTCTATTTGTTTCTCTTTAGTATCTCTACAAATAAATTCAGCCGAAAAATACTCCTGAAAAGACTTGTGAGCCCATCTATATTGTAGCCCCTCCTTGTTAAATAAAGGTACATTTTTCACCAAATCCTCTATAAAGTCAGGAATATTAAACTCTATATTTGGTAACGTTTTAGATATTTCATTCAGATATTTATTAATTAGAGCATCATTATAAATAACTTCTCCCTTTTTCAAAGTAAAAAAAGAAAATGTTCTCAGTATTTGGAAAAACTCAGAAAATGATAATTTTGATTTTTTAGGTCGAATATAGCTATCCCCTTTGGTTAAATCGTGATCTTGAAATAGCGCTTCGAATATTTCATAATAAAATTCTTGTATATTTAATGGTATATTTTCCCTATGTTCAAATTTCTTATAAAGCAATGAAACCAATAATGGACTTCGTAAAAAAGCATTGATATTTTGAATTTTTTTTTCTTCAATTTTTTTAATTAATCTCTGAGACTTATCACTATTATTGCCAATTTTTTTTATTAGCTCAAATGCTTCCTTTTCTTCTAGATTTTTAATCTTAAACTCTCTAAAATCACTAAAAGTATTCAATGCAGTTTCTGGTCGAGAAGTCATTATAAAAAGATTATTACCTGATTTAGATATAAAATTCTGAAGATCAGTTGTAACAAAGCTTCTGTCGATGTCTGTAATTTCGTCGTATCCATCAAAGAAAAATATAAAATTTCCCTGTTCAATCAATTTGGTTACTATGTCTCTTTCCAACTGCTTATCTATTGGATTTAATTCTTGAACAATTTCGTCCAATACCGTCCTTCCATTAATAAGCTTTCTCAATTCAATAAAAATAGGGATTCCCTTTCCTTCTTTTATGATACTAAGAAATAACCATTTCATAATGGTTGATTTCCCCATTCCCCCATCATCAATAATAATGATTTTCTTAAATTTAGGTAAAAAATCATCTTCGAACTTACTCGTACTTATACTCAACCTTTTCCCTTTTTCCAGATCAATAATGCACTCTACATTCAATGGGTAGTAAAAGTCTTCCAGCTTTTTTTGATGATTTCCAAAAACCAGCGTTCTAGAAGATGAATAATAGCTATAAACTCTCTGTAAATATTCTTTGAATCTAAACGTAAAATCTTTGTAATCTTTGTTCCCTTTCGGATATAGTTTACTCAGAATGGGTGCCAAATAATTGTCAATAATCCCTTCTAAAAGTGTATTATCCGTTACAGTTAATATCCTAAAAAAATTTTTAATCAACTTTGGGTGTTCGAATAAATATTGATTTAAATCAGCAGGTTTTAAAGTATATACTCTAATTTTTTTTATTGCGTTCTTAATTGTCTCTTCAATCTCTTGATAAGAAACTTCTCTTAGAGAACTATAGGATGATAATATCTTTTCACAATTTCTTTTTACTTCCTCTTCGTCATAGCTATCATTAAAATTGGCTAGCAATACAGATGCTGTCTCAGCAAAACCCTTTGAAACAGCGAAATAATAATCAAACTTTTCTATGTCTGTAATTAAAGATTTATCTTGGGTATAATGAATTAAAAATTTCAAAATTTCCTTTAGTACATCAGTTTTATTTAGATTTTTATTAAGTTTTTTGCACTGAATAACCCCGACATTTTTCCCATTTTTTGTTAAAAAGCAATCACGACCTCGTTCTCCTACCCCTTGCATTAAAACGACATTATCATATCTCTCAGCCAATGTAAAATCATTATTTTCAATCCTTGCTTTGAAAATTTGGTATAAAAGAATTTCAAAAATTCTATCATCTAACGCTAAAAAATTCAATTCTTGTCCACTGTAAGCTGTCGGTTTAGGGTTGATGTTGGTTAAGGCTTCGAACATATCATTCTCTGTCTGTGAGATATATTTCATAAATTTCTTATTTTAGGTTTTTATATAGAATTTATTAAAAAAACAACAATTTTATTATTCAGATTTTAAAAGTTAATAAAGGATTTTGTCTACTACTTCCTCACCCTACTCCTAAAATACCGTTCAGTTTCCTTATCCATAAAATAAACATAAGAAGCTTTCATACCACGTCCCAAAAGAACGCGGTAAGTATTCTTAACTAGTTGCAAGTAATCAGGTCCCTTTACCTGACTATCATATGAATGTTCTGGGAAGCCTTCCCATTCTGCTGTATCCGGGTTATAGCGTAAATCGGTACCAAAGATCACTCCTGCATAATCAAACTCAAAGCCCTGGGCTGTGTAAATACATCCGACCTGATCTATTCCTGCATCTTCATAGGCCCAGTATTGTGACTTCGGAATACCTCGACGCATACCCTTGGTCTTCTCATCTGCATTCCAAGGACGAATATAATCACCTACGACGACATCTTTGTGCAGTTCTCCATCGGCATCAGCCTGCTTAGTCCAAGGCCAACAGAACCCTGCCATCATACGACCTGAATAGCCTTCGGCTACTTTATCACGGATAGCCTGCTCAACGGCATGTGGGCTATCCATAATCTGGAACTCAAAATTATCTTCCTGCTTCCATTCAGTTGTTGCTGTCTCACGGATATGCAACGTATGATCGATCCACTGGCTGTATTTTTCTGATCCACCATTCCGAAATTGTGATTCAAGATTATATTCGTACACTGTACAACCTATTTTCTCAGCCTGCTGGCGAATGAAAATGGACTGACCGATCTCTCCTCTTCGCACGGCTTGATAATCGTCTACAAAGAATACGGAGATCCGCGCCGCACGCAGTAGATCTTCAATCTGTAAGCGGCCTGTGGATTTAAAAGGATAACCTGTACGTTCTCTTATGCGATGTGCCTCATCCATCAGTAATACGTCAATGCTATTCGGGTCGGCATCGCCATAGGACATAAAATATTTGAGCAGGCTATTGGCTTCTTTGCCTAGGATCTTACGCAAAGTCTCGGTGAATGATTTAGAACCTGTTGCATAGTGCGCATTGATATTGCTCGCGGTAAGGTCTGCCAATAGCTGCATGCCTACGACAGACTTGCCTGTTCCAGCGCCTCCTTTGACAATAACCGCATATTTTTGATTATCTTTTGCTTTCTTGGCAATAGACATGACAGTATCATACACGATCAGCTGTTCATCCAAAAGGATATAATCGCCTTTGGCCCTTACTTGGCCAAAGAGCTGCAATTCACCTTTCAGCTTTTGCTTAATAACACCGGAAACTTGTTTGAGCAGTTTCTTCGATGGTCGCAACTTACTCTGTTCGACCTCTTGTAGGATAGTCATCCCCTCGCCTGCTCCTACACGGCTATAGATAAAGGCAGAAAGCTGACTACTGTCTTCAGATCCATACATCGGAAAACGTTTAACAGCTTCCTCAAATCGCTGATCCTGAAGGGTAACATCACTTGATATATTATAATTATGTAAATAGCTGCAAGCTGATACCTGAATGGGATCTTTT
Proteins encoded in this window:
- a CDS encoding NACHT domain-containing protein, yielding MKYISQTENDMFEALTNINPKPTAYSGQELNFLALDDRIFEILLYQIFKARIENNDFTLAERYDNVVLMQGVGERGRDCFLTKNGKNVGVIQCKKLNKNLNKTDVLKEILKFLIHYTQDKSLITDIEKFDYYFAVSKGFAETASVLLANFNDSYDEEEVKRNCEKILSSYSSLREVSYQEIEETIKNAIKKIRVYTLKPADLNQYLFEHPKLIKNFFRILTVTDNTLLEGIIDNYLAPILSKLYPKGNKDYKDFTFRFKEYLQRVYSYYSSSRTLVFGNHQKKLEDFYYPLNVECIIDLEKGKRLSISTSKFEDDFLPKFKKIIIIDDGGMGKSTIMKWLFLSIIKEGKGIPIFIELRKLINGRTVLDEIVQELNPIDKQLERDIVTKLIEQGNFIFFFDGYDEITDIDRSFVTTDLQNFISKSGNNLFIMTSRPETALNTFSDFREFKIKNLEEKEAFELIKKIGNNSDKSQRLIKKIEEKKIQNINAFLRSPLLVSLLYKKFEHRENIPLNIQEFYYEIFEALFQDHDLTKGDSYIRPKKSKLSFSEFFQILRTFSFFTLKKGEVIYNDALINKYLNEISKTLPNIEFNIPDFIEDLVKNVPLFNKEGLQYRWAHKSFQEYFSAEFICRDTKEKQIEILRSMHVSEKFERYIFILDLCYDIDFNSFQEAILIPYVKGYLEFCNDIFKDIVINKNIRNEQIALRKGLLFNSSYLFRFKKNDLDKSYMKEAIDFFKTENGINRDVFVETKFKEYEILSITVSMSMMSIVSRKFNDIIEILVNKKSPILSYHDFKKNRDLDKILEKGNMRKDCLINDKFNDLSDCTEFEFHNKLMISLRDDLQGWVLDFQKCEKYLKEYERYRIKKNENDLISGI
- a CDS encoding DUF2075 domain-containing protein: MRLYAGSASDFIHLNAENKLVDLLREQFLKQFGYNPSHNEAMSWRNSLFRLSYIMERQNLQDQGVMVEYKLPLSAKRIDVVIYGHDEQQHKQAVIVELKQWEKCEFTDYDSDYVLTWVGGGHRSVLHPSIQVGNYLYYLKENNSAFYQEKDPIQVSACSYLHNYNISSDVTLQDQRFEEAVKRFPMYGSEDSSQLSAFIYSRVGAGEGMTILQEVEQSKLRPSKKLLKQVSGVIKQKLKGELQLFGQVRAKGDYILLDEQLIVYDTVMSIAKKAKDNQKYAVIVKGGAGTGKSVVGMQLLADLTASNINAHYATGSKSFTETLRKILGKEANSLLKYFMSYGDADPNSIDVLLMDEAHRIRERTGYPFKSTGRLQIEDLLRAARISVFFVDDYQAVRRGEIGQSIFIRQQAEKIGCTVYEYNLESQFRNGGSEKYSQWIDHTLHIRETATTEWKQEDNFEFQIMDSPHAVEQAIRDKVAEGYSGRMMAGFCWPWTKQADADGELHKDVVVGDYIRPWNADEKTKGMRRGIPKSQYWAYEDAGIDQVGCIYTAQGFEFDYAGVIFGTDLRYNPDTAEWEGFPEHSYDSQVKGPDYLQLVKNTYRVLLGRGMKASYVYFMDKETERYFRSRVRK